Genomic DNA from bacterium:
TCGGCGAAGACCGCCATCCACGCGCCGCCCGGATGGTACACCGGCCCCCACTCGCTCTCGGTGCCGAAGGTGAGCCGCGTGCGCAGGCCGCGCTCGATCTCGACCTGCCACATGTCCATGGTGCCGGTGCGCTCGTCGGGAATCGCGAGGGCCAGGCTCCGGCCGTCGGGCGCGAAGGCCAGCCCCACCGTCAGCAGCCCCCGCACGATGGTGCCCCGCGACTCGCCCGTCGCCGCATAGCGCTCGATGTCGAACCGCCCCTGGCTGCCGCTGGCCCGCACGTAGGCCAGCACGCCGTTGCGGCTGACCGAGAAGGCCGAGAGGTGGGCCGCCCGGATCATCAGCACGTTGTCCAGGACGGGACGGGCCGGGCCGGTGAACTCGCGCCGGTCTGGATCGAAGGGGCGCGCCATGAGCAGGCCGTCGTGGGGGTAGAGGATGTGCCCCTCGGCGTACTGGGCGCTCGACTGCACCCGCATCAGGTCGACGCTCTCGCCGGTCTCCGCGTCGGCCACGCGCAGGAACGTGTCCAGGTCGGGGTTGTCCTCGGCCCGCGTGACGGCGATGTAGATGAAGTGCCGCCCGTCGGGCAGCCACTCCGGCAAACGGTGGCTGCGGATGCCCTCGTCGCGGTCGATGTGGGTCAGATCGACCGGATCGCCGCCCGTGGCGGCCACCTTCCAGATGGAACCGGCGTGGGTCGGGGCGAAGAGGATCTCGTCGAACTGGTTCCAGGCACCGCCCTTCATGTTCGAGGCCGGCACCACGCGCACGGCCGGCCCGCCGCCCACCGGGACGCGCAGGATCTGCCCGGCGCCGTCCGAGAAGCCGACCTCGCGGCTGTCGGCCGACCAGAAGGGGTACACGGCGCCGCGCGTGCCGTTCAGCGGCCGCGTCCAGCCGTCGGCCAGGTGCCGCACGTACACCTGCGGCACGCCCAGCGAGTCGGTGCCGCTGTAGCAGAGCATGCGGCCGTCGGGCGAGACCCGCAGCGGCCCCGGCGCGATGGGCGCGAGGCCGGCCACGACCCCCTGGGGCACCTCCACCGCCGACTGCACGAGCCGCTCCGGCTCGGGCTCCGGCCCGATCCGGCCCGTCAGGCCCGCCCACGCCGCCAGGCCGGCCACGACGGCCAGCGCGGCGGCCACGACCCAGCCCGTGCGCGCACTGGGGGGCGCCGCCGGCGGCGGCAGGGCGGCGGCGGCGGCCGAACTGGTCATGCTCATGATCGAGGAACTCGAGCCCTCGAGCGCCACCCGCGCCTCGCCGATGTCGCGCAGGCGCTGCCGCGCATCCTTCTCGAGGCAGCGGCGGCAGATCTGCACCAGCATGGCCGGCTGGTCGGCGGCCAGGGCCTCCCAGTCGGGCTCCTTGTGCAGCACGGCGGCGAGGGTGTCGGTGGCCGTGTCGCCCTCGAAGAGGCGCACGCCTGTCATCATCTCGTGCAGGATCACGCCGAAGGCCCAGATGTCGGCGCGGCGGTCGACCTCGTAGCCGCGGGCCTGCTCCGGGCTCATGTAGGCCGCGGTGCCCAGCACGGCGCCCGACCCGGTCAGGGCCTGGGTGATCGTCGGCTGGTACGACTGCGACTCGGCATCGCCCTCCTCCACGGCCTCGGCCTTGAAGGCGCGCGCGAGCCCGAAGTCCAGGATCTTGACGGTGCCGTCCGGGGCGACCTTCACGTTGGCCGGCTTCAGGTCGCGGTGCACGATCCCCTGCTCGTGGGCGTACTCGAGCCCCCGGGCCAGCTGGCGGGCCACGCCCTCGATCTGATCGGCGGGCAGCGGCCCGCCGCGCAGGCGCGCGCTGAGGTCGTCACCCAGGGCCAGTTCCATGACGAGCACGGGCTGGCCGTCGGCCTCCTCGAGCCCGTAGATGGCGGCGATGTTCTGGTTCTGCAGGGAGGCGAGCACCCGCGCCTCGCGCTGGAAGCGGGCCAGGCGCTCGGGGTCGCGGGCCAGTTCGGCGGGCAGCACCTTCAGGGCGACGTCCCGGTCGAGGCGCGTGTCCCGGCCCTTGAAGACCTCACCCATGCCGCCCCGCCCGATGGACGCGACCACTTCGTAGGGTCCGATGACGCGACCGATCATGCCGCCTGCCCCTTCGGGAAATCGTGCGCGGGAAAAATCGCGGGAATTCCCACCTACTCTACTCGGAATTGGCGGGATTTGCAATCGACGGCACCGCCGACGCTCAGGGCGCCGTGGCCCGCAGGATGAGACCGACCATGACCAGAGCCAGCACGT
This window encodes:
- a CDS encoding serine/threonine-protein kinase — encoded protein: MIGRVIGPYEVVASIGRGGMGEVFKGRDTRLDRDVALKVLPAELARDPERLARFQREARVLASLQNQNIAAIYGLEEADGQPVLVMELALGDDLSARLRGGPLPADQIEGVARQLARGLEYAHEQGIVHRDLKPANVKVAPDGTVKILDFGLARAFKAEAVEEGDAESQSYQPTITQALTGSGAVLGTAAYMSPEQARGYEVDRRADIWAFGVILHEMMTGVRLFEGDTATDTLAAVLHKEPDWEALAADQPAMLVQICRRCLEKDARQRLRDIGEARVALEGSSSSIMSMTSSAAAAALPPPAAPPSARTGWVVAAALAVVAGLAAWAGLTGRIGPEPEPERLVQSAVEVPQGVVAGLAPIAPGPLRVSPDGRMLCYSGTDSLGVPQVYVRHLADGWTRPLNGTRGAVYPFWSADSREVGFSDGAGQILRVPVGGGPAVRVVPASNMKGGAWNQFDEILFAPTHAGSIWKVAATGGDPVDLTHIDRDEGIRSHRLPEWLPDGRHFIYIAVTRAEDNPDLDTFLRVADAETGESVDLMRVQSSAQYAEGHILYPHDGLLMARPFDPDRREFTGPARPVLDNVLMIRAAHLSAFSVSRNGVLAYVRASGSQGRFDIERYAATGESRGTIVRGLLTVGLAFAPDGRSLALAIPDERTGTMDMWQVEIERGLRTRLTFGTESEWGPVYHPGGAWMAVFADPTGHGGAYRVDVAGGGALAPLVVNDEDNYPGGFSPDGRRLYFAASDSSATFRLSVLDLESGEARRLHPNAQSGEAWPRVSPDGRWLAYVSQETGGQEVFIEGLGERPGRWRVSADGGNHPRWSPQGDVLYFVDGAQNLIGVAIEELPGGLRFGESRVLVTGIERVFNAPYDIDMASGDIAVMTASVGTGASAFPLVTGWTQLLERNRKD